tcctgctcctccgggacggggctctcctgtcctggggacactcgccccggcctcagcccggctcctcccggcccctccccctcggaggcctttgtttctttacttctttttccccgtcttcctaccatgatagaagcgcgaactcttctcactgtagcattccagctggtctctctttaattctcaggccgaattcatagattttcaggatgattggaaggttttctaggtaatttggtggagacaggtgatttggagaccctactcttccgccatcttgctcctcccctctttagagtattgaaagaaaaaataaagttaaactgaaattctataaacagaaaaagtacatttcaaagatgaaatacagactttttcagatgtacaaaaactgaaagaatttatcATTAGCAGACCTGCACAACAAAAACTGTTAAAGGAAACTTCAGACAAATGGAAAATTATACCACATAATGAAAAGCCTTGAAAATGgcaattatattaaatttttaaaaaattattaaatatgtttaaaggtAATTgattatttgaaacaaaaataatagcaatgtaCTGTTTTTATAACACAAAAAGCGAAATCCATGATAAGAGTAGCACAAAAGCTattgaataaaatggaaaaatgaaagaattattaTAAAGTTCTTATACTGTATACAAAGTGGTATAATATCATTCGAAGTTAGACTGATAAAGTTGTATACTATAaactttcttaatttaaaaatagctatagtTAATAAGCAACAAAAGAGAATGGAGTTCTCAAAAAATGCTCGATTCCAAACATATAGCAAGATAATAGACTTAAATGTCATCTTcagtaatcacattaaatgtaaatggcctaacTACACTAATTAAAGGACAGAGATTGCTAGATTATGTAGAAAACAGCAAGACCCAAATATATGCTACCTACAATAAAAAcgacttaaatataaatattcaaatggTTTAGAAGTTAAAGGATGGGAATAGATATACCATATTAACACTAATCAAATGAAagttggaatatatatatattaacataaggtagtatatttcattgtttatagACCCTAGAAAGATGAAGTCAGCCACTACtgtattcttttgctttctttagtgACAATTAGACCTTAGCTTCTCTTTCAATCAATGGATTCTGGATCTGAGAACTGTCTCTGGTCTGGAAATAGCAAGGGATTATGACTTTCCATTGAAGTGGCCAACTTTTATCTCTCTGTTCATTCAATCTTGATCTTTTTTTGAATATGTGTTATGAAATACCTCTAGTGTTTTATCTTGCCTCTAGTAATATGTTCTATGAGATATGTCCATAAACCCCTGTGGATCAGGCACCCTCTGGTTGCTATTTGAAACTTGCTTCCAAATCCTTCCAGGGAACATAGTATAAGCTGTATTTTATGTATAATGTCCACTCCAGCATACCCATTTCTCTGAGGTTTTTACTGCTTTCTGAATAGTTTATTACACCATTTATCAAATCTCTAAAATGGGCCATCATTCTTTCACTTTTCCAAGAACCACCCCATCAGTGTATTAAAAACTGACTCCAAGAATCCTTGTCAGGGCATTAAATCTGAGTCATGGAAAAGATCCCCCATTAAGCAATTTATATTCCAATTCTCTGGTCCAGCACCCTCAAGATTCCAGGCATATTCTGACAGTTCCTACACTGCATATTAGCCAGGTGCATCTACTCTCTTTTGGCAATaaatctctctcctccctcagcaAGCCCAAGATTTCTCCAGTGGGGCCATTCTGAGATTTGACACTCATTCCTCTGGTGCCCAGGAAGTGAAATGAAGTCaggttctgaaaaataaaagcattataaaGCACCTGCTTCATTTGAAACCTGTGTGGTCATCAAATAAGATAGAGTCCCTATCCCCTAACAAGTGGAAGTGGTTCTCTTTCTTGGGCCCAAAGGGTTGAAGATAGTCTGAGTGCTCAAAATTCTCAACTGCATCAGTCTTAATATCCCCACATCAGGGCTCAGAGTCCTACCTCTCCAATAGGGCCCTGACATTGGCATAGAAGACTTGACTGGGTGAGAAATCAGCCTTCTCTTTAGCTCTGCAACCCTTATAATTAAGTTGCATTGCTAATCTTAAGTCACGTTTGCCCTTTGATTTGTATTCTTTACTTTAAATTGGTACTTAACTGACCTAagtctgtcattcttttttttttttttttttttttttttggtaaatcacTGGTGTTCAGCCATAACCACCCAGTTCCACAGTCCTAGTAATTTCTTCATTGCTCTGAAATGCCAGATAAATTACACAAGCTGGTACACTTCTTTATCACATCTCATTCACCATGGGTAAGAAATCTTAACCTTTGCACTACTACAGCCTGTCAGACTCTATGCTTCTAACTCTCAGTCCTGGTAACAACTATCCTAGATAGAGTTCCCTAAAGGCAGAGCCCTCATGGCATCTGGAATAGCCCAGTagccaataaatatataaaagtgtgTTCATTAGTTGTGGAAATCAaaccaatgagataccacgtgtGTTTGATAAAAATGTATACTCTGCAGCTGTTAGGTATAGGGGATTTCTGCAGCCATTTACTCTCTATCCCTGAGGATGGAACCCCTCAGATCTCTGCCACTACTGAGGTTGAAAGTAGAGCCACCCTCATCGTGTCTCCCCCATGCCCCACCCCACTGTGAAATGGGATCTGCCTTCCTTAGACCACATCGCCATGACTCTCACATAGCACTGAAACTGGATGCTTGACTGTGTCCCTCCGCTTGCCCAGGGGCTATAGGGGGGCAGAGGCTGCCTCCTATGCATTTCTGTCCCACTGTCCCTAGTATGGAATGGTGGCAGTAATGACAACAGCTAACACCTTCAGGCATTCACTGGGATGGATAAGGGTGCAGGCTCCAGAGGCTGACTTCTGCATTCAGGTCTCCAGCTCTCCTGTCGAGGTGGGGATTATAAGAGTACCAACCTCACAGGACAGTGCAATGAGTTAATGGATATAAACCTCTAAGCCCAGTTCCCAATATAAATGTTGGCTCTGGTCATCCTCCTcctcattataatttttttaaagacgttCTATGTTTTAtaacctttaaatttttttggaatattcttcagctctATTGAGGCATAACTGATAAAATTATAACATGTTGAAAGTGGATATCATGGTAATttggtgtatgtatatacattgtGAGACGGTTCCTCCCATCTGGTTTATtcacacatccatcacctcactaCTTAGGTGTAGATTTTTGGTGAGagcatttaagttctactctcagcaaatttcagttATACGATACAGTGTTATCAACTCTAGCTGATAATCATTCGTTgtttactgtgtgctgggcactatgccaaatgctttaaataaattatttaatcctcaaagagCTCTATTTCTCAGGTGAGGAAGCTTGAGTTGTAGAGATGTTGAGTAATTTGCCCTGGGTCACCTGGAAGACCAGATCCCCAACCCGGGCGCCCGACCGCGCTCTTAGGCACCGCCCTGGCCAGGCGTTCATACCCGGTGAGCAGCTGaaggaatgaaaacaaacacaGGTTGGCCCGGATCGGGAAACCCTTATAAGGGgcctcttctgttttgtttgaaGGCTCAACCACAGGAATTACCTCTTGGAGTCTCCCCACAAGTACAGTGTTGCCGACCTCCAGCAGGTGAGACTGCCTTTCTCTACCCCCAGAGGGGCCTCATTCCTGGAGACATCAGACGGGAGGGGTGGCTGCAGCTTTTCAGCACCTCAGACTATGTGTCTGGCTGTCCCAGGATTCCTGGGCGGTGACTGAGTGCCAGCCCCCTGCAGTTAGCAGGCAGTCCAGCAAAGCCTGGGGAACAGGAGCGCCTtggccccttccctgcctctggccTCGTCCCCAGCTAgagggcagcaggaggagaggcccCAGGCCTGAAAGTTGAGGACATTCCTTCCTTCAGGGAGGGCACTGTGGATTTGGGTCTCATCCTTAAGCCGGTTACCCCCAGTGACCTCCATGTGGGGGAGCTGTACACCTGCATTGTTCAGCCtggaccggggtgggggggtggggggggtggttcTTGCCCAAGTGGGAAGATACTCTTTGGGAATAGGAGTTCTTGAGGCAAGGTGGAGCCACATTTTATAGATGGCCTCAGCCTCAGCACAGCTACCCGAAAGGCCTGTCGGCCTGCACTTGCCCTCCACAGATCGTGGATGGAGTGTATGAAGGGTTCCTCAACACCCTGATTGGATTTGCCTCCCAGCACGTCTACCACTGTGACCTGTGCACCCAGCGTGGCTTCATCTGCCAGATCTGCCATCACCACGACATCATCTTCCCCTTCGAGTTTGACGCCACAGTCAGGTATGTGGGACACCCAGCCTGCCACCCCACCCCTATCCACAGCTGGCCCCAGCTATCCAGGGAGGCAGGCCCAGTGCCATTGTGCAGAAATACAGAGACACCCTGTCTGTGCCGGTACCGATGCCCTGAGCAGTCACGGAGGCTCCGGTCCAGCTCAGAGAGCCCTCCAAGGCCCCTGCCTAGATCAAGGAAGCTGTCTGTCTCCCTAGAGAGGAGGTGGCTTGCTGCCTCTTTGAGCGggggcctcagttttgtcatctacAAACAGGGTGAGGAGGGACTGAATGAGTTACTGCCCCAGAGCATTGGCACAGGCCAGGCACAAAGTGGGCACCCTGTGGGTGGtacctgcctgcctctctcctgcaGTAATGATGGATCTTACCCGATTATCACTCATTATCAGAAGCCTCTAAATGGAAAAATTCATCCACCAAACCTCCATTCCAGCCCGTGTGGGAGGGGAAAACTGAGCAGGCGGGAGCATTCATTCATGTTCAGTAGGTGTCTCATGGCCTAGATTCAGCCCCTAGGCTGAGTTTTTTAAACAGCAGAGGGTTTTCAACATAGGCAAGAAGTCATGTCATGAGTCTCAAGCAGCATCTTAAAAAGTGAATTTGAACAGAGAGTGTCAGCAGTGCCTGTGGTGTGAAGGAGGGTAAGCATTGTCGCGAGGTTTTATTTGACCATGCAGGGGCAGCGCACAGGTGCCTTGGGTGGCAGGTGCCGCTCAGCCTCCCCGCGGGTTCTGGTCAGGAAGGCTGGCCAGCCCCCCGGCCCATGGCACAGGCGGTGCTTGCTGCTATCCCCCAGGTGTGGCGAGTGCTAGACCGTCTTCCACCAGAGCTGCCAGGCCGTGGTGAAGAAGGGCTGCCCCCGCTGTGCCCGCCGGCGCAAGTACCAAGAACAGAGCACTCTCACCTAAGTCAGCGAGCTGTCCCCACCAAGGCTGCGGGGTGGCGGCTCGGCTCACCCATCTCAGCTGGGTTTGGCGTCAGTCCGGATCCTCTCAAGGTGTCACAGCTGTCTCCCCTGTCACGAAGACTCCGATGTGACCAGAGCACGAGCCTACCAGAGGAAGCCCTCGATGATGTCACCCAGTCCCTCTACCACCTGTCTGCTCCCGGACATGGGGACATCATCAGATGCCCCCATTccaggggatgcagggagggggaaCTTTGCACTAATCAGGCCCCAGCTCACCTCACAGACATGGCACATCCATCAGGGCTGTTCAAACACTGTGGAAACAAGACTTGGGCGCATTCTCAATTCCACATTCCTGATTAAAAGGTCTAGTTTTTtaaggcaggtttttttttccccttcatatttcaacggaaaatatttttttattcttgaccCTACACAAGTCACCCAAGAAATCCAGGCCTTCTCATGCTGAGCAAATGTGTGGGAACACTTGGCCCGCAGGCAGGCGGGTGGCTGGACAGGCAGGCCACTGCTGGGCCAGAGCCTGCCAGCTGGACTGGGTGCCTTTCCTTCTCCTACACCGGGCGCTCACTGCCCACGGCTCAAGTACGACGTGCCAAACTGCCCGGGGGCTGGTGGGATGGGTCTCGATGACcgtcctctccctctccctctgtttgccCTGCCCTGTCCACCTCACCTGGAAGCCCCATCCCCTTTCTCCATGTCAGAGCCCCCCAGCTCTCGTGCAGCTAGGGATCTTGGTCcctgagggagaagggagggactTGGAACCCGCACTGTCAGCACTTTGAGCCTTTCTTGGCTCAGGGCAGGGTGGTCATCTTGCCTACCCCTCAGCCCCTCGCCGTCCCATCCTACCACAGACCCGCAGCCAGATGGGCCGGGGGCGGCTGCAGACATACTCTCGCCCTGTTCCCCCACCGCATGACTGAGCCCTCTGGGAACAGAGGCAGGCTGGGCCCACAGAGAGGGCAACAAGCCCAGGCCAGCGGCCAGCCTCGGGCATCGGGACTGCCAGGCCCCGCACTGTGGAGTGGTGACCCCATCCTTCCACAAAGAGTGCCGGCCCTGCTGCAGAGACGCACAGGGACACGTGGGAGCAGCCACCTGTTGGAAggacactgagcctcagtttacaaAGCCATGAATTCACAAAGCTTTGCTGGACTGGCCCAGGAGGGGCCCTACCAGAGACCGGAAAACGTCATTGGAGCATGATTGCCTTTTCAAGGGGGTCTTGGGGTAGAGCAGGAGCCTGCCATTGTTTTCAAAGTGACCTTTAGACCCTGGGGTTTGGGGGTTGATTTCTCTGCTGCCTTATCCCATCTTTCCTGGacccacagcccccacccccaccccgcagccctgGGTCCTCTGGCCATCCTCTCTGCTCTCAGCTTGAATTGGGGGCCTCAGGTGGAGATTGCCTGTCACTGTAAAGAGCTGAATCTACTCCCACCTCTCCCTGGGGGTGATTCGGCTGCTGAGTCACCTGCCCAGCCCTGTGAAGCTGGATAAATTGTGCAATAGAacagaggaggtggtggggggtgggggtgcctgtaACAGGGGGCTGCCCCACAACTTCTCTGTCCCCGGCACGGAAGATGGTGCACACCTAGGCCCAGCATGCCAAAGCCTCCTAAATGGGAAAGTGGGTCCTTATCCCCATCCTGCACCCCCATAGCCAGCATTAATGCTCCCCCACAGACCCAGCCTAAGCAGAGCTGCAGGTGCCCCAGGTCCCCAAGTGGACAGGGGCTGGCCTGGGGTGGGCAGTGctgcccaggcccagccctggcTCCTCAGGCCCGTGAGTATGTTATGTGCACCAGAAGGTGCCCTAGGAGGCAGCAGGAGTGAGGCCCTAGGGAGCTTGCTTAGGTTGGGTATccaccccgccgccgccgccctcccagGGACTAGTAGCATTAGAACTGACCCTCTCCCCAGCACCAGAAAGCTGCTAATCAAATGAGTTGACTTTTACCCTCTCACCTCCAATGGAAAGCTGATGTGAACCTCAGTGGTGcccacactatttttaaaatgccattttatgcAATAAACTGTTTCTAGCGGGGGGGCGCTGGCCCTGAACAGCGCTTTGCAATGTATGGAAGGAACTGCTACCGTGTGCATTTTGGG
This portion of the Canis aureus isolate CA01 unplaced genomic scaffold, VMU_Caureus_v.1.0 NW_027326479.1_RagTag, whole genome shotgun sequence genome encodes:
- the LOC144309545 gene encoding putative pleckstrin homology domain-containing family M member 1P; this encodes MKPSCFLDNTRLNHRNYLLESPHKYSVADLQQIVDGVYEGFLNTLIGFASQHVYHCDLCTQRGFICQICHHHDIIFPFEFDATVRCGEC